In Bacillus rossius redtenbacheri isolate Brsri chromosome 15, Brsri_v3, whole genome shotgun sequence, one genomic interval encodes:
- the LOC134539507 gene encoding ribosomal oxygenase 1 isoform X5, translating to MAQVYPGIQSAFEVFKSKAQVAKKKKKPKGSPVAAALSEAGTRIRRRPGRSEDHSEVSNKKRKPDSLVNGIALNQETNNVNGSRVKKNKINKKLKTVQKVAKKKLKKNSSPKSRKLVNVEHESYDNSVEEPVEVPVGIVKNGDVGTRKKRKLNVTTVGIKESNAVRKKKRKVLGSEGKKKARKEAGGDSEAQLSKADSVKEGEQLFAWLIDPITPQDFFRDTWEQRPLVIRRGQPDFYRMLVSTSAIHKVLERDSVQFSKNVDVTTYRAGRRETHNPEGRAFPSVVWGHYGAGCSVRLLNPQSFHPKLHLLNATLQEYLGCFVGANAYLTPPQSQGFAPHYDDIEAFILQLEGQKQWRLYAPRTQQEVLPRFSSDNLAEEEIGRPIMEVVLSPGDLLYFPRGTIHQAHTVAAGHSLHVTLSCYQRNTWGDLLEKALPAALKYALEEDVELRRGLPRDYLSYMGSVHSDRSLAARDSFVQRLHGFVHRLVEQLPVDAAVDQLGKQFTHDALPPVLTTAEKRCSVFGDGLRMEENGKLSNRVDIQLTSRIKLLRAHILRLVVEDEDAVRVYHYADNSLEYHGHEPQFLELPLEEAPAVELLIRSYPAFLPVSALPLPADADKVLSWRVDPAPVPITCLSENFFCITEPVDIV from the exons ATGGCACAGGTGTATCCAGGTATACAGTCCGCCTTTGAAGTCTTCAAGTCAAAG GCTCAGGTTGCGAAGAAGAAAAAGAAGCCCAAAGGTTCGCCGGTAGCTGCAGCGTTGTCGGAGGCAGGAACCAGGATTCGTCGGCGCCCGGGGCGTAGCGAGGATCACTCCGAGGTCTCTAACAAGAAAAGAAAACCAGATTCGTTGGTTAATGGCATAGCTTTGAATCAAGAGACAAATAACGTGAACGGTAGTCGTGTGAAaaagaacaaaataaataaaaaacttaaaacagtTCAAAAGGTTGCAaagaagaaactaaaaaaaaatagttcaccAAAATCCAGGAAGCTTGTAAATGTAGAACATGAAAGTTATGATAATTCTGTAGAAGAACCTGTTGAAGTGCCAGTCGGTATTGTTAAAAATGGGGACGTAGGAACAaggaagaaaagaaaactgaatgtTACAACTGTAGGCATTAAAGAGAGTAATGCTGTGAGAAAGAAGAAACGGAAAGTGTTGGGGAGTGAAGGGAAGAAGAAGGCAAGGAAGGAGGCTGGGGGCGACAGCGAAGCACAGTTGTCGAAGGCAGACAGCGTGAAGGAAGGGGAGCAGCTGTTTGCGTGGCTCATCGACCCAATCACGCCCCAGGACTTCTTCAG GGACACGTGGGAGCAGCGGCCCCTGGTGATCCGGCGCGGGCAGCCAGACTTCTACCGGATGCTGGTGTCGACGAGTGCCATCCACAAGGTGCTGGAGCGGGACAGCGTGCAGTTCAGCAAGAACGTGGACGTGACGACGTACCGCGCCGGCCGGCGGGAGACGCACAACCCCGAGGGCCGGGCGTTCCCGTCGGTGGTGTGGGGCCACTACGGCGCCGGCTGCAGCGTGCGTCTGCTCAACCCGCAGTCCTTCCACCCGAAGCTGCACCTGCTCAACGCCACCCTGCAGGAGTACCTGGGCTGCTTCGTGGGTGCCAACGCCTACCTCACGCCCCCGCAGTCCCAGGGCTTCGCCCCGCACTACGACGACATCGAGGCCTTCATCTTGCAGCTGGAGGGCCAGAAGCAGTGGAGGCTGTACGCTCCCAG GACGCAGCAGGAGGTGCTGCCGAGGTTCTCCAGCGACAACTTGGCGGAGGAGGAGATCGGCCGGCCGATCATGGAGGTGGTGCTGAGCCCCGGGGACCTGCTGTACTTCCCGCGCGGCACCATCCACCAGGCACACACGGTCGCGGCCGGGCACTCGCTGCACGTCACGCTGTCGTGCTACCAGCGCAACACCTGGGGCGACCTGCTGGAGAAG GCGCTGCCGGCGGCGCTGAAGTACGCGCTGGAGGAGGACGTGGAGCTGAGGCGCGGACTGCCACGCGACTACCTGAGCTACATGGGCTCAGTGCACAGCGACCGCAGCCTGGCCGCGCGGGACAGCTTCGTGCAGCGCCTGCACGGCTTCGTGCACCGGCTGGTGGAGCAGCTGCCCGTGGACGCGGCCGTGGACCAGCTGGGCAAGCAGTTCACGCACGACGCGCTGCCACCCGTGCTCACCACAG CCGAGAAGCGGTGCTCGGTGTTCGGGGACGGCCTGAGAATGGAGGAGAACGGCAAGCTGTCCAACCGCGTGGACATACAGCTCACCTCCAGGATCAAGTTGCTGAGGGCGCACATATTGAG GCTGGTGGTGGAGGACGAGGACGCGGTGCGGGTGTACCACTACGCCGACAACTCCCTGGAGTACCACGGCCACGAGCCCCAGTTCCTGGAGCTGCCCCTGGAGGAGGCCCCGGCGGTGGAGCTGCTCATCCGCTCCTACCCCGCCTTCCTGCCCGTCAGCGCCCTGCCGCTGCCCGCCGACGCAGACAAGGTGCTGTCCTGGCGAGTTGACCCGGCCCCAGTTCCAATAACATGCTtatctgagaattttttttgtattacagaGCCTGTTGATATTGTTTAA